Genomic segment of Salvia hispanica cultivar TCC Black 2014 chromosome 2, UniMelb_Shisp_WGS_1.0, whole genome shotgun sequence:
tcgttgtttttatttttaattacgCTGACACTTCCAATGCacacataaaattcaattcattTCAGGGGAAAATCAAAAGACCAAAGTTAGATTTAAAGAAAATTCTTTGAAATTATTTCGGAGCACTTTCATATGTGAAACGTTTATTTAGTGTATTTTGTCAATtgaacttaatttaattacttgttCTGGTTCATGCATAATTCGAAAAGTAGGCTATCCGATAAGAAATTAATCTTGGAAATTGCAAAAACAACATATGCGATGTTGTGCCTATTTCTCGAAATATCATATCATCTCATTATCATGGTTTTGGGGCACTTTCCTTGCTACTTGATTAGTGCTTTAAGTAACGTAACCTATTGTTACAGGAAGCAATACTTGCTTGCTATTGGATTTcaatttgtataataaattaacaataagTGTCCACCATAAAACaaagtactcctactatttgAGTGCAACTTATCACGTGTTACTTAGATCCAACATAAAATTGCACTACACAAAAAAGTGTAAAGATTCTTTTATTCTTAATAGATTCAAATCAACAGAGAGGAAACGacaaaagaaaatggagaGGTGGAAAACACGAGGAAGATGACCCAATGACGAAGatgaatcaattaattaaagtcagtTATTAAATAGTCGAAATTTCGTGACTTTGAACTATTCTAGTATCTtgtgaataaaattatgagtttTTCTCCCTCTTTCTAACGTGACAATTGGGATAAATTAATTGTGAATCAAACCTAGTAGATCTACGACAATAATCAAACCTAGTAAAATGAGCTCAATTTTCACGTTTCTATTTTATAACGATGGTGGGACCACGTAATAAAATATGGGTCGTGGTCCAGCccattagtttttttttggttgattaATGTATCATCAGTGAGGCCCACATCACTCAATTTTACAATATCAATCAACCATGAACCAACTAGTTACTATTTCCCATCATTTGGAATATTCCCCTGGTTTTGGAAGGATCTAGTTTATTCATGCTCAACATCCCTACATACATCAATTTCTGATGTAATTATGAATGTATATGATATTTAAAACTAGATTATCTTATCTAAGGGTTTAAGGTTGAAGATAACTTTACCATTTCTGTATAGCATGTAGTATGATCAAGATGTAATAATAGAGTTTATAATTCGCAACTCCATTATGGAGTACAACAACAAGAAAATGTAGATTTTCTACAACAGTGTTGGATTGAATCCCAAATTAGTGTTGCATATCCCATGCTCAAATTACTTAGCTAAGGCATCCGCAATGGgacggacgatgcgacggacgatgggttaaccatcgtccgcggacgatgcgcggaggatacccatcgtccgtcgcatcgtccgccactgtggacgaCGCGGACGATGGGCACgcgtttcttttttttttgaattttttcaaatttttttttcttatttaaatactactattcactaccatttcacacactccaatttcacatctcttcaattattctctctcatcgtctcaaaaatgaatcccgacgATTACGATTTGAGTACATCGGATGGCTGCAGACGGGCCTTGACTCAAGCCTTGTTCGATGTCGTTAATGAAGCCAAGGCGGAATGCTTGGCACAAATGCAGCGGGAGcaaggcggcggcggaggaggcggCGACGGCGAAGGCGGAGGCGCGGGTCCCTCGCCCGATACGACGTCGGACGTATGTCCCCCGCGAGCATGACGTAGCGCACGAACGTCTGTTCGCAGATTATTTTGCCGAGAATCCAAGGTGGGGCGCGAATGTTTTTCACCGCCGTTTTATAATGAGCCGAGATCTTTTTCTCCGCATTGTGCACATGTTGGAGGGACGTGATGAGTACTTCCAGTATCGGGAAGACGGGATCGGCAGACCCGGACTTACGCCGTTGCagaagtgcacggttgcgaTCCGCCAGTTGGCCTACGACACAACAgcggatatgttcgacgagtaccttcacGTCGGGGATACAACTGGCCGCGAATGTCTGAAGAAATTTTGTAAGTTAGTTGTGGAGGCTTTTGGCGACACATATTTGCGACGCCCGACTGCTAATGATTGTCAGAGCCTGATGCGGATGCACGAGACGGTGCACGGCTTCCCTGGGATGCTAGGGAGCATCGACTGTATGCACCggcagtggaagaactgcccgACGGCCtggagaggccaatttactagcggctacaagggcagccacccgacgatgatcctAGAAGCCGTCGCTGACCACCGCctctggatctggcatgcctactttggtgtagccgggtcgaacaacgacatcaacatCCTCAACTCGTCCACCCTATTCGCCGATCAGTGTAGGGGTCGCGGTCCGGCCATTCAGTTCACTGCCAACGGCCGCACAcatcatatggggtactacttgccgatggcatataccctaggtggcctgtTTTTTGAAGACGATCAGCTGCCCAATTGGTGAGAGGAGAGTCTTGTTTGCGGCAAAACAGGAGTCCGCgcggaaggatgtggagcgggcttttggggtgctccaatcgcggtgGGCAATCGTGAAAGGTCCGGCGCGTTTCTGGTACAAGGAAGTCATCGCCGacgtcatgtatgcgtgcatcatcatgcataacatgatagtcgaacaagAACGTGGCCATGTCACCAATTGGGTGGATGATGAAGTCGGATCTAGCTCCAGCACGGCGACCTCGCCGGTCACTCGAGGATTACCGACTGGCTTCGGTGCGGTTCTAGAGCGACAAGCCTCAATGCGCAACCAACAAGACCATACTCAACTCATGaccgacatgattgaagaagtttagAACCGCAACCGCCGCCGTTGAgaaattgtagtttttttttttcgtattgtaatttttgaattttaatgaaatgaagttagttttccaaattttgaagtatttaaatgttcaaataatagaaaaatgcttagggcgtcgcttagggcgggctatagtccgccccactgcaggtggaatAGGAGGAtgataaaatgctgatgtggcggtgcatagggTGTCGCTTAAGGcgtcccattgtggatgcccttataggcattaaaatcaaatagttTTTAATGGGCCAAGTTCTGCTGTTTGGCCCACTAATTCTGAAACCAAAAAAAGGCCATTTCTTAACAAAGCTGCCCATGATTGGCCCAGACCCCATCACTCAAGAGATGagttactagtactatattataaaagaaaataaaactaatatcaaCTGCTAAAAAGTTTGGAATCATATGATATATGTGGTATTGGTTCCCTAATCAAAAGGCAAACAAACCGAATGAAACAGCTGGAAATTAAACCTTTGTACTAATAATCTTTTgacatttaataatatttgcGATTTCgctttaaaatttgtgaaacATTTGAATACCTTATTGGCAATATTTTATGAGAGCTCCTTTTCAACGAATATTTacaatataggagtattatttattgatatttgggTTCCTAACCTCCTCTTTACTTGGTAGTAGTTGTAGAATGATTCTTACATGTTGAAACAGTACTGGTGGTAGAGCTAAAAAGAAAGGTGACCCGTTTGTTCTCAATCTAAACTGTATCATATTGTCCTCTGTTAAAACAGTCTCAGTTTtctaatttcataaaaatctataaatactataaatggaatattaaattaatttattatttaatatttttttctcttttagttttatttttattgttcatACTctactcattttatttatgtttcttcatatttatcaatttacatttaaatttgCGCCATTCatcaatgaaattatttttagtgatGAAAGAAAGAGAGTAGTACTAATGTGTTTATTGGAATTTATGAAATGCACGCAACCCAAAATCGAAATcacaaagaaagaaatagtcggtggaatataataatataatattacatAGAGAAATGAGGAATTGATAAGTCAGAGAGTATATGATTCTGCCACGCAAATTAAGTTAGTGGGCACATGTCCAAAGCTTCTTGGTAACGGGTCCATTTCTATCCTCAAATTAcgagtagtactactacttacttcaaaataatccaaacaaatattttcattgtgtataaataattaaataagtaagTGTCCGGATTAAGATAGAGTTTTacttactagtatttattaaaagaaaagaggttatattttgataatggTGAGACAGAAATATATGCTTTGCTTTAGTGAGGTGGTTTGGAATAAATTGAGACGTGTACATAAATAAGTAAGTGTAGTGTGTGTCCTcacaaaatcacaattcacaacCAATCcaattaattagagagagagagagagagaggaagaagaagaagcagttATGGCAGATTGGGGGCCGGTGGTGATAGCGGTGGTGCTGTTCGTGTTGCTGAGTCCGGGGCTCCTTTTCCAGTTGCCGGGTCGGAATCGGGTTGTGGATTTCGGGAACATGCAAACAAGTGGGCTATCCATTTTGGTTCACACCATTATCTTCTTTGGCCTTATTACTATTTTCCTCATCGCCATTGGCATCCACATCCACACTGGCTAGCCTCAAACCTATCCCATcctttattgtttttgtttagattatttggttgttgcttttgtttcatgttttataattaaggTATGTGCTTCTTGTTGTATTTAGCTACTATTTCTTGGTtgcttttgtaattttgtttatcaAATTGGATGTAATTCAATGATTTTTGGGGGCAATGTTACCATTTCCTTTTCACTTTTGAAAGACGCTCCATTCCTACAGTTCGGaaatttgggatttttttttcggtGAAATggaattctttttaaaaacgCTGAAACTAAGAATGCGACTATTTACAAATGCATTTTTAGATGGTTGAGGCTTGAGCATTACATTTGATTTGAGTTAATTCTAGAAACTGGTTAGTAGATCGGAATTCCGACCACAAATTGCGATATACGGTATGTGTTGGAAAGAAGAGAAGGTGAAAGCAAGAATCAAGAATCAAAAGATAAGAATGAAATTAATCTACTTGTCTTCgctcctcattctacatgaagGTATTACAATAAAACTATCCAAGTTAAGACAATATAGTCCCAAATTGAGTTCAATATACTCATGCTTCTTTCGtccaataacaaaaaaaatagagacatTTGAAAAGCCACAAGAATTAATGTATAATCCTTTAAACAATAAGAGGGAGAGAAAAGagtagttaaaataatatttaatgaataatgagatctatgttttaacttttaactatttaatgatagtgatataagttgtaaataaattgatgaggATGGATAATGAATCAAAGATAATTTTCTACAAATGTATAATCCTTTAAACAATAAGAAGGAGAGAAAagaatagttaaaataatatttaatgaataatgagatctatgttttaacttttaaatagtgatataagttgtaaataaattttctacaattggaaataaattatttttatgagatacactgaaaaaaaattgtccacatgggagtattaattttcaaatttcagtatttcaattatattctatttttgtattaCTAATATTAACACGAGAAGAAAGAAGACTGTAGCACAAAATCATTTGTattccaagaagaagaaaaaaaaagagacttGAGAGGCATCCACAATGAATTACTCCATATATGAGTAGAAGAAGGTAGCAACATCCATAGTGTCATTATATGATCATTAATACATAATGTACACTATGCTAATAGcaattaataatactactcgACACAGTAGTAGTGTACAAAGAGGCTCAACAAAAGCAATGCCTTCAACATCCAAACAGACCTCTGCTCTTGTCTTCTTCTCTGGTCTTGTGGCAATTGGCAACTCATCCTTTCTCCACATTATATACTGCCTGCTTCTGAGCTGCATTTTCTCTTCCTTTACTATCAACACACTCCTATTCAAGAAGCACCACTTCACCCCACCACATCCCTAATTGCTTCACATCACCTTCCACGCTGCAAACATCAATTCAACAATCTCATCAACACTTTGATCCTCACCCTTTTTAAACTAACTAAAATGCTAATTATGACTCTGAAAATACTTCAATCATCATCACACCTCAAACAACCAATACACCATGCTTTTCTACTCAAGAATCTAGTAACACAATCCCATTATAACATATCACAACCCTAATAATTTCCCCCAAAATACTGCATCTTTAAAGAGTCGACCTAAAAGATGAACCAAATTGCCCAACTTAGAAAGCCAACAATcaaataaatccaaataaaaattcaatctttatGACCCTAAAGCTTCTTCAACTATCATCATCAATTCATCATTACACCTCAAACAGCCATTTCAATCTACTCAAGAAtcctattaaatattaatagcaGTATTCATTTATCCACATATATCAACCCTAATAATTACCCCCCCAAAAAACAGCATCTTTTAAGAGCCAacagaagaaaacaaaataaaaattcaatctttaaGGGAGAAATTCTCACGAGCAGCATCAGCATCTTTCCTGGGCGAAGAATTGCAGCAAAAAATACTCCTCCCAATCATTGAAATGCTCGAAACAACCCCCACAAAGTAGAGAGAAACCACCAAACCTAAAACCCAAGGCATCAACACCAATCCAATAAAAAAGGTCATCGATCCACACAGCATCAGAGACAGAGAAATCCCCAAAAGCAGAGAGGCGAATCCCGCGGGAGTCATCTGCTGGAACGAAGGCCCCTGCCTCCTGCGGCGGTGCGCGGCCGCAGATTGATCGGAGAAGTCGaggggcggcggcggagatCTGATGATATTCAGAACTAGGGCTGAGAGCTCGTGCAAGGCCTTGGAGCGATGATCCTGCTGATTCTGCGGCTGTCTTGTCATCATGTTGTTAATCGGAGGTGAAAATAGATGAGAGGAGAAGAAACGTGgtgttgaattgaattgagGGGATTTGGGGAAGAAGGGAAGATATATCAACAGAAAAAGCGTGTGTTTACTGCCAATGAGAAGGAGAGATGTGGGGACTATCTGTAAGTTGAGTTGCGCCTTTTTCTACTCATCCGTGGATAATTGCTTCAAGTTTGGTTTGACAGACGGATAGGATCCTCTGCTTTGCACCTCATTGCCTATACGCTTCACCATGTTGTACTCTATTAAACAAATCGGAAAGTTGAAAACTCAGCCACCAAGCTATCAATTTATTGTTCTGTCTAACTAATATGACCATCGTCGGAATGGAATTCTAGCATTAACATATGATTATGtctgtctcaagatattcatattttctctttttactgTCATCATTTAAAATGTGACAGATAGAACCGTACTCTCTCCGCTTTAAGGAAGATGATCATTTTTTTGGGCGGCACggaattttatgcaaatttattttgtgtgttgagaggagagagtaaagtaagagataggaaataaagtagagataaaggttccattttaagtaatgggttatcttagttgggacaaactaaaaaggaaa
This window contains:
- the LOC125203605 gene encoding uncharacterized protein LOC125203605; amino-acid sequence: MMTRQPQNQQDHRSKALHELSALVLNIIRSPPPPLDFSDQSAAAHRRRRQGPSFQQMTPAGFASLLLGISLSLMLCGSMTFFIGLVLMPWVLGLVVSLYFVGVVSSISMIGRSIFCCNSSPRKDADAAPWKVM
- the LOC125206808 gene encoding uncharacterized protein LOC125206808; its protein translation is MKPRRNAWHKCSGSKAAAEEAATAKAEARVPRPIRRRTYVPREHDVAHERLFADYFAENPRWGANVFHRRFIMSRDLFLRIVHMLEGRDEYFQYREDGIGRPGLTPLQKCTVAIRQLAYDTTADMFDEYLHVGDTTGRECLKKFCKLVVEAFGDTYLRRPTANDCQSLMRMHETVHGFPGMLGSIDSGSNNDINILNSSTLFADQCRGRGPAIQFTANGRTHHMGCPIGERRVLFAAKQESARKDVERAFGVLQSRWAIVKGPARFWYKEVIADVMYACIIMHNMIVEQERGHVTNWVDDEVGSSSSTATSPVTRGLPTGFGAVLERQASMRNQQDHTQLMTDMIEEV
- the LOC125204504 gene encoding uncharacterized protein LOC125204504 — encoded protein: MADWGPVVIAVVLFVLLSPGLLFQLPGRNRVVDFGNMQTSGLSILVHTIIFFGLITIFLIAIGIHIHTG